One window from the genome of Microbulbifer pacificus encodes:
- the parC gene encoding DNA topoisomerase IV subunit A — MTEPSVYDASERQHLAAYTEKAYLDYSMYVILDRALPNIGDGLKPVQRRIVYAMSELGLKASAKHKKSARTVGDVIGKYHPHGDSAVYEAMVLMAQPFSYRYPLVDGQGNWGSPDDPKSFAAMRYTESRMGKYAEVLLSELGQGTVDWQPNFDGTMEEPAVLPARVPNILLNGTTGIAVGMATDIPPHNLREVVDATVHMLENPKATVSELCEFIHGPDMPTEAEIISPRSDLVKMYETGKGSVKMRALWTKEDGDIVITALPHQCSGAKVLEQIAAQMQAKKLPMVTDLRDESDHENPTRLVIVPKSNRVDLDQVMNHLFATTDLEKSYRVNLNMIGVDGRPQVKSLDKILSEWLSFRTVTTRRRLQFRLDKVEKRLHLLAGLLIAFLNIDEVIEIIRTHDEPKQELMRRFELSDVQAEYVLETKLRQLARLEEMKICGEQAELEKERDTLTKTLESERRLKTLIKKELLEAANEFGDERRSPIVEREEARAFSETDLLTSDPITVVLSDKGWIRQAKGHDIDPTSLSYKAGDSFKFAAHGKSNQMALLLDSTGRSYSIASHMLPSARGQGEPLSGRINPPSGATFEGLLMGNDDQQVLLASDAGYGFIAKYADLQSRNKAGKAMLSLPQNARVLPPQEIVNPDKALLAAVSSEGRMLVFPVSELPELAKGKGNKIINIPSARAASREEILVGIAVLEGDDQLVIHAGKRHTKIKVTELEHYQGERGRRGNKLPRGFQKVDKVEVQRK, encoded by the coding sequence ATGACCGAGCCCTCCGTCTACGACGCCTCCGAGCGCCAGCACCTGGCGGCTTACACCGAGAAGGCGTACCTGGATTACTCCATGTACGTGATCCTCGACCGCGCCCTGCCCAATATCGGCGACGGCCTGAAGCCGGTGCAGCGGCGTATTGTCTACGCCATGAGCGAGCTGGGGCTGAAGGCCAGCGCCAAGCACAAGAAGTCTGCGCGCACCGTGGGCGACGTGATCGGTAAGTACCACCCGCATGGCGACAGCGCCGTATACGAGGCGATGGTGCTGATGGCGCAGCCGTTCAGCTACCGCTACCCGCTGGTGGATGGCCAGGGCAACTGGGGCTCGCCGGACGATCCCAAGTCCTTCGCTGCCATGCGCTACACCGAATCCCGAATGGGCAAATACGCCGAGGTGCTGCTGTCGGAACTGGGGCAGGGCACCGTGGACTGGCAGCCGAACTTCGACGGCACCATGGAAGAGCCGGCGGTGCTGCCGGCCCGGGTTCCGAATATCCTGCTGAACGGCACCACCGGTATCGCCGTGGGCATGGCCACCGACATCCCGCCGCACAACCTGCGCGAGGTGGTGGATGCCACCGTGCACATGCTGGAAAACCCCAAGGCGACGGTGTCCGAGCTGTGCGAATTCATTCACGGCCCGGATATGCCCACCGAGGCGGAGATCATCTCCCCCAGGTCCGATCTGGTGAAAATGTACGAGACCGGCAAGGGCTCGGTGAAGATGCGTGCGCTGTGGACCAAAGAGGATGGCGATATCGTCATCACCGCGCTGCCGCACCAGTGCAGTGGTGCCAAGGTGCTGGAACAGATCGCCGCGCAGATGCAGGCCAAGAAACTGCCGATGGTCACCGACCTGCGCGACGAGTCCGATCACGAGAACCCCACCCGTCTCGTCATCGTGCCCAAGTCCAACCGCGTGGACCTGGATCAGGTGATGAATCACCTGTTCGCCACCACCGACCTGGAGAAGAGCTACCGGGTCAACCTGAACATGATCGGTGTCGACGGCCGCCCGCAGGTAAAGTCTCTGGACAAGATCCTGTCCGAGTGGCTGAGCTTCCGCACCGTTACCACACGACGCCGCCTGCAGTTCCGCCTCGACAAGGTCGAGAAGCGCCTGCACCTGTTGGCCGGTTTGTTGATTGCCTTCCTCAACATCGACGAAGTAATCGAGATCATCCGCACCCACGACGAACCGAAGCAGGAGCTGATGCGCCGCTTCGAACTGAGTGACGTGCAGGCGGAATACGTGCTCGAGACCAAGTTGCGCCAGTTGGCGCGCCTTGAAGAAATGAAGATCTGCGGCGAACAGGCGGAGCTGGAAAAAGAGCGCGATACCCTCACCAAAACCCTGGAGAGCGAGCGTCGCCTCAAGACCCTGATCAAGAAGGAACTGCTGGAAGCGGCGAACGAGTTTGGCGATGAGCGCCGCTCGCCCATCGTCGAGCGCGAGGAAGCCAGGGCCTTCAGCGAGACCGACCTGCTCACCTCGGATCCGATCACCGTGGTGCTGTCCGACAAGGGCTGGATTCGCCAGGCCAAGGGGCACGATATCGACCCCACCTCACTGAGCTACAAGGCCGGCGACAGTTTCAAGTTTGCCGCCCACGGCAAGAGCAACCAGATGGCGCTGTTGCTCGACAGTACCGGACGCAGTTATTCCATCGCCTCACACATGCTGCCTTCGGCTCGGGGCCAGGGCGAACCGTTGTCCGGGCGTATCAATCCGCCGTCGGGGGCTACTTTTGAAGGCCTGTTGATGGGCAACGACGACCAGCAGGTACTGCTGGCGAGCGATGCCGGCTATGGCTTTATCGCCAAGTACGCCGACCTGCAGTCTCGCAACAAGGCCGGCAAGGCCATGCTGAGCCTGCCGCAGAACGCGCGCGTGCTGCCGCCGCAGGAAATCGTAAATCCGGATAAAGCGCTGCTCGCCGCCGTGTCCAGCGAAGGTCGTATGCTGGTATTCCCGGTTTCCGAATTGCCGGAGCTGGCGAAAGGCAAGGGCAACAAGATCATCAATATCCCGTCGGCGCGCGCCGCCAGCCGCGAGGAAATTCTTGTCGGTATCGCGGTTCTGGAAGGCGACGACCAGCTGGTGATCCACGCCGGCAAACGCCACACCAAAATCAAGGTGACGGAACTGGAGCACTATCAGGGTGAGCGGGGTCGCCGCGGCAACAAGCTCCCGCGGGGGTTCCAGAAAGTGGACAAGGTGGAAGTGCAGCGGAAGTAG
- a CDS encoding Ig-like domain-containing protein yields the protein MSLLLAVMAVAACGGSGGGGSSGGGGNSSTDDFPTATDDTAGVKEDTSIIAEVLSNDDFGNDGAGSFTLVTTPEHGVAEIEDGGTPGDFTDDVIRYTPKADFNGTDQITYQITDRDGDATSATLTITVHPVTDFLSASAEAGGDGSHPRRLHLAWAVDSEPDHYRIQINPDGVSGYTDTELGEIAGGATSLEFDMSLHLTSWESARLQLVALDSAGIELGRSGEIPLDQVAVAEMIGYFKAPGPSHHFGISSALSADGTTLAIAAEESNRRGAVYVFYKNTEGWQFQKKIVPLEADDNDYFGFRSLALSADGNTLAVGARYEDSSATGINGDDSINVNASFNAGAAYVFRRNAGDWTQQAYIKGANTGEGDQFGVSVALSANGAVLAVGANGEDSDGDPGNNSTLDSGAIYLFANDGSGWVERDYLKGNDVTAARGLGYSLALSSDGNTLASGAVRDLAPGGIYVFTYNGSSWDVEAANLTGSASDADALGSVLVLSDNGDTLAASALYHDAAAANAGAVFVYRRNGAGWGQQAQLTASNPDADDIFGYSLSMSGDGTTLAVGSPYESSDSTGLNGDPGSDSAVAAGAVYVYQFREQWQETRYVKAPNTEMEDIFGSSVALSASGSTLFVGSAGEDGGATGLGGDWDSNDGTDTGAVFAY from the coding sequence GTGTCGCTGCTGTTGGCGGTGATGGCTGTTGCTGCCTGCGGTGGCAGTGGTGGCGGTGGAAGTAGCGGTGGCGGTGGCAACAGCTCCACGGATGATTTCCCCACCGCGACCGATGATACGGCGGGAGTGAAAGAAGATACGTCGATCATCGCAGAGGTTCTATCCAACGACGACTTCGGTAACGACGGTGCCGGAAGTTTTACCCTGGTGACGACACCGGAACACGGTGTGGCGGAAATAGAGGACGGTGGGACACCCGGGGATTTCACAGACGACGTAATTCGTTATACGCCGAAAGCCGATTTTAATGGCACTGATCAGATTACTTATCAGATTACCGATCGGGATGGGGATGCCACCAGCGCTACACTGACCATTACTGTACACCCGGTTACCGATTTTCTTTCCGCCAGCGCCGAGGCCGGTGGCGATGGCTCCCACCCCAGACGGTTGCATCTGGCCTGGGCTGTGGACTCGGAACCAGACCACTATCGCATCCAGATCAATCCGGACGGCGTGTCTGGATATACGGATACCGAGCTCGGTGAAATCGCCGGCGGTGCGACGTCGTTGGAATTCGATATGTCACTACACCTGACCTCGTGGGAGAGCGCGCGCTTACAGCTGGTGGCTTTGGACAGCGCGGGTATCGAGCTTGGGCGCTCCGGTGAAATTCCGCTGGATCAGGTGGCGGTGGCGGAAATGATCGGATACTTCAAGGCTCCTGGTCCGAGTCACCACTTTGGTATCTCGTCTGCTCTCTCCGCTGATGGCACGACGCTGGCTATTGCCGCGGAAGAGAGTAACCGGCGGGGAGCTGTTTACGTTTTTTATAAAAATACAGAGGGTTGGCAATTCCAGAAAAAAATAGTGCCGCTGGAGGCCGACGACAACGACTACTTCGGATTTCGTTCGCTGGCACTGTCTGCCGACGGCAACACTCTGGCGGTGGGGGCGCGCTACGAGGACAGCAGTGCAACGGGTATCAATGGTGACGACTCCATTAACGTCAACGCCAGCTTCAATGCTGGCGCCGCTTATGTATTCAGGAGAAATGCCGGAGACTGGACACAGCAAGCGTATATAAAGGGGGCCAATACGGGAGAGGGGGATCAATTCGGGGTGAGCGTTGCGCTCTCGGCAAATGGCGCCGTGCTGGCTGTTGGTGCCAACGGCGAGGACAGCGATGGTGATCCCGGCAATAACAGTACCCTGGACTCCGGGGCTATCTATTTGTTCGCCAACGATGGCTCCGGCTGGGTGGAGCGCGACTATCTCAAAGGCAATGATGTGACTGCTGCGCGGGGGCTCGGTTATTCACTTGCCCTGTCTTCAGACGGCAACACCCTGGCCAGCGGTGCCGTGCGCGATCTGGCGCCGGGCGGAATCTATGTGTTTACCTACAACGGAAGCAGCTGGGATGTAGAGGCGGCAAACCTGACTGGGTCCGCCAGCGATGCAGATGCGCTCGGCAGTGTCCTGGTGTTGTCTGACAACGGCGACACGCTGGCGGCGAGTGCGCTCTACCACGATGCCGCAGCGGCAAATGCCGGCGCTGTCTTTGTCTACCGGCGCAACGGCGCAGGTTGGGGTCAGCAGGCCCAACTTACCGCGTCCAATCCTGATGCCGACGATATCTTTGGCTACAGCCTGTCGATGTCGGGGGATGGCACAACCCTCGCCGTGGGCTCCCCTTATGAGAGTAGCGACTCCACAGGCCTGAATGGCGATCCCGGCAGTGACAGCGCCGTTGCGGCTGGCGCCGTCTATGTCTATCAATTCCGGGAGCAGTGGCAGGAAACGCGCTACGTGAAGGCGCCGAATACGGAGATGGAAGATATCTTTGGTTCCTCGGTGGCTCTGTCAGCCAGCGGCAGCACTCTGTTTGTGGGGAGTGCAGGTGAAGACGGGGGCGCTACCGGTCTCGGTGGCGACTGGGATAGTAACGATGGCACTGACACCGGCGCCGTGTTTGCGTATTGA
- a CDS encoding protein kinase domain-containing protein, giving the protein MNNGDTEHWRAADQIFERLLELPEAERDSALEQLSAPAEVMEKVRDLLRAHRQPDAFLERPAFTACHQTSNALAGRELGGWRLSKQLGSGGSAVVYSAQRSAPGVEQRAAIKIFTLASLCHLGAERFRRELAILAKLNHPHIASLIDSGVSDDGTYWLAMQLVEGERIDCHCERLDTRSVVKIFLQLCDAVAYAHRALVVHRDIKPSNVLVEKGGHVRLLDFGIGRFADDGEDITRTLWRALTPGYAAPEQFTGSGISTAMDVYGLGALLYRLLCGSPPRDSRDMDTHVSLTAPSGRALTAGASYRRHYPALKQDLDKVLQKALDLDPCRRYASADALAEELRRWLQGEPVLAQPPNPFYLWKKFVQRNRTAVAMSFALVMALVVGVTGTLWQARLAKSEANNAQSQARRAVLVRDFLQTVMVSTDPAEGRVPNAHELLTEGARRAREEIAGVDPVAAADILLLTGSSRLDLNQMDKGAKDLREALELLRDAGGGEPRELSRIHWNLGRYFKIRGPIDSAIKHYRESLALMSRWPAPAEEKIAARSSLGSALMAAGKVEEAEVLIRQSLQDIAAAGLEVSHLHLDTLNHLSTVIYLAGRSAEEQLPVHEKRFEVARKLYGDDNGWYAYTLADAVPTYRKMGLNRAATELAERAEAVAKRIYRAPHLVKAVAICNHAAVLLQDGNFEEALRRYDESIAVDTALNRNDLHAESCLRGRAYARAARGEYQAALADLSQSREMLVSLDRGDSPQWLANCGMETSVLLRMGRKSHAAGVLNECGQREAASANELPLDYEQARAELYLSDGELERSARILSSLRERYAPEQASRRWMRPWMLSLVLARRLSQENPEGVTQAMVAFGRDSTIAQCADAADGSDTASCLAFP; this is encoded by the coding sequence ATGAATAACGGTGACACCGAACACTGGCGGGCGGCCGATCAAATTTTTGAGCGGTTGCTCGAATTACCGGAAGCAGAGCGCGACTCCGCGTTGGAGCAGCTTTCCGCACCTGCGGAAGTGATGGAAAAAGTCCGCGATCTTTTGCGGGCGCACCGCCAACCAGACGCGTTTCTCGAGCGCCCGGCTTTTACCGCGTGCCACCAGACGTCCAATGCGCTCGCTGGTCGTGAGCTGGGAGGCTGGCGCCTCTCAAAACAGTTGGGTAGCGGAGGGTCCGCGGTCGTCTACAGCGCGCAGCGTTCTGCACCGGGAGTCGAGCAACGAGCGGCGATCAAAATATTTACCCTCGCCTCTTTGTGCCATCTGGGTGCCGAGCGCTTTCGGCGCGAATTGGCAATTCTGGCAAAGCTCAATCATCCTCATATCGCTTCTTTGATTGATTCTGGTGTTAGCGACGACGGCACCTATTGGCTGGCTATGCAGCTGGTAGAGGGCGAGCGTATCGACTGTCACTGCGAAAGGCTCGATACCCGCAGTGTGGTAAAAATTTTCCTGCAGCTCTGCGATGCCGTTGCCTATGCCCATCGCGCTCTGGTGGTCCACAGGGATATCAAGCCCTCCAATGTGTTGGTGGAAAAGGGCGGACATGTTCGCCTGCTGGATTTTGGCATTGGACGTTTTGCCGATGACGGGGAAGACATTACCCGGACGCTGTGGCGAGCGCTGACGCCCGGTTACGCGGCCCCGGAGCAATTTACCGGTAGCGGCATATCCACGGCCATGGATGTCTACGGTCTTGGCGCTCTGCTGTACCGGTTGCTGTGTGGCAGTCCGCCGCGCGACAGTCGAGATATGGATACCCATGTTTCTCTGACTGCTCCATCTGGCCGTGCCCTGACTGCCGGCGCCAGTTACCGGCGCCACTACCCGGCATTGAAGCAGGACCTGGACAAGGTGCTACAGAAGGCGCTGGATCTGGATCCGTGCCGTCGCTATGCCTCCGCCGACGCCCTGGCCGAGGAACTGCGTCGCTGGCTACAGGGGGAGCCGGTACTGGCGCAACCGCCGAATCCGTTTTACCTGTGGAAGAAATTTGTTCAGCGCAACCGGACGGCGGTGGCCATGTCTTTTGCGCTGGTGATGGCTCTCGTCGTGGGAGTGACTGGCACATTGTGGCAGGCCCGGCTGGCCAAGTCAGAGGCGAACAACGCTCAGTCCCAGGCTCGTCGGGCAGTACTGGTTCGGGATTTTCTGCAAACTGTTATGGTGTCCACCGACCCCGCCGAGGGGCGTGTGCCGAACGCACACGAGCTGTTGACTGAAGGGGCCCGTCGGGCCCGCGAGGAAATCGCCGGCGTGGATCCAGTGGCCGCGGCGGATATTTTACTGCTGACAGGATCCTCCCGCCTCGATCTGAACCAGATGGATAAGGGCGCAAAAGACCTGCGGGAGGCTCTGGAGCTGCTGCGAGATGCCGGTGGGGGAGAGCCGCGCGAACTGTCGAGAATTCACTGGAATCTCGGTCGCTACTTCAAGATCCGGGGGCCTATAGACAGCGCCATCAAGCACTACCGGGAATCTCTGGCACTCATGAGCCGGTGGCCTGCGCCGGCGGAAGAAAAAATTGCAGCAAGAAGTTCGCTCGGCTCCGCGTTGATGGCGGCGGGCAAGGTGGAAGAGGCTGAGGTTTTGATCCGGCAGTCTCTGCAGGATATTGCGGCCGCTGGCCTGGAGGTTTCCCACCTGCATCTGGATACCCTGAACCACCTCTCTACCGTTATTTACCTGGCGGGCCGCAGTGCCGAAGAGCAGTTGCCGGTTCACGAAAAGCGTTTTGAGGTGGCGCGCAAACTCTATGGCGATGACAACGGCTGGTACGCCTATACCCTGGCGGACGCGGTTCCCACTTATCGCAAGATGGGGCTCAACCGGGCGGCGACCGAATTGGCCGAGCGCGCCGAGGCTGTTGCAAAACGGATATATCGGGCGCCGCATCTGGTGAAGGCCGTCGCCATTTGTAATCACGCCGCAGTGTTGCTGCAGGATGGGAATTTTGAGGAAGCGCTTCGGCGTTACGATGAGAGTATTGCCGTTGATACAGCTCTGAATCGCAATGATCTGCACGCGGAGTCCTGTCTGCGCGGGCGGGCCTACGCCCGTGCGGCCCGGGGGGAATACCAAGCCGCCCTTGCGGATCTTTCACAGAGCCGCGAAATGCTTGTCTCTCTCGACCGCGGCGATTCGCCACAGTGGTTGGCAAATTGCGGCATGGAGACGTCGGTGTTACTGCGCATGGGGCGTAAATCTCATGCAGCTGGAGTGCTGAACGAGTGTGGGCAGCGCGAAGCCGCGTCTGCAAATGAGCTTCCGCTGGATTACGAGCAGGCGCGCGCCGAGCTGTACCTGTCCGATGGAGAGCTGGAACGCAGTGCTCGCATCTTGAGCAGTCTGCGGGAAAGATACGCCCCCGAGCAGGCATCGCGGCGCTGGATGCGTCCGTGGATGTTATCACTGGTGCTGGCCCGGCGGCTAAGCCAGGAAAATCCTGAAGGCGTGACACAGGCGATGGTTGCCTTTGGCCGTGATAGCACCATTGCCCAGTGTGCAGATGCTGCAGATGGTTCAGATACCGCAAGCTGTCTCGCCTTTCCCTGA
- a CDS encoding ECF-type sigma factor, with the protein MDEITQLLAQARAGRPEQLGMVFTALYPKLRRLAAARLAADDHTFTPTVLVHELYLRLSSGAIPSVTDRKHFFATAAQAMRWILVDHARKGMAGKRGCEMKVDAHFLEILEDRRYSEQIVALHQSLDDLDKLSTQRRLVVELRYFAGLQISEIAELLGCAERTVHREWERARAFLQVQMT; encoded by the coding sequence GTGGACGAAATTACCCAATTGTTGGCTCAGGCCCGCGCCGGCAGACCGGAGCAGTTAGGGATGGTCTTTACCGCTCTCTATCCCAAGTTGCGTCGACTGGCGGCCGCGCGGCTGGCAGCTGATGACCATACTTTCACACCCACGGTGCTGGTGCATGAACTGTATTTACGCCTGAGCTCCGGCGCAATTCCCTCTGTAACGGATCGCAAACATTTCTTTGCCACTGCGGCGCAGGCGATGCGCTGGATACTGGTGGATCACGCGCGAAAAGGGATGGCTGGCAAGCGGGGTTGTGAAATGAAGGTCGACGCGCATTTTCTGGAAATACTGGAAGACCGGCGCTATTCAGAGCAGATTGTCGCGCTGCATCAAAGTCTGGATGATCTGGACAAGCTCAGTACACAGCGGCGCCTGGTGGTCGAGCTGCGCTACTTTGCCGGCCTGCAAATCTCCGAAATTGCCGAATTGCTGGGGTGTGCTGAACGTACGGTGCACCGCGAGTGGGAAAGGGCAAGAGCCTTTCTGCAGGTGCAGATGACGTAG